The following proteins come from a genomic window of Triticum aestivum cultivar Chinese Spring chromosome 6A, IWGSC CS RefSeq v2.1, whole genome shotgun sequence:
- the LOC123130192 gene encoding S-(+)-linalool synthase, chloroplastic-like, which yields MMAIVDHLKHLCIDQYFQDEIGNVVDSCMDLTHSDNLLDVALSMRLMREAGYHVSADEVLQKFANGNGDFSLAHSQDIRGLLSLQDVSHLNMGEASLYKAKEYSGKHLRSTLKYLEPNLARHVRQSLDHPYHVSLMQYKARHHLSYLQTLPTRNTAIEKLALAEFQINKLQHQKELQEIKGWWMDLGLAQEIPAARNQLVKWYMWPMTILEGYSFSKYRIEITKIISMVYIVDDIFDLVATQEELSLFNEAIIMWNLEAADSLPSYMISCYKALYNITNDIADMSKKEHGLNPIDHLKKAWATLFNGFMIEAKWLSGNHAPTRDDYLKNGIITSGAPLLFMHLLFMLGHDLTEENNDHMSRIISCPAKIMRLWDDMGSAKDEAQEGLDGSYKELYLKESPHSDAEGHMLEMIADEWECLNRECFSRTRSSLSPTFIRASLNFARMVSVMYGYDHEHRLPVLEDYTRMLLF from the exons ATGATGGCCATTGTTGATCACCTCAAACACCTCTGCATTGACCAATATTTCCAAGACGAGATCGGCAATGTCGTGGACTCATGCATGGATCTCACCCATAGTGATAATCTCCTCGATGTAGCCCTTTCCATGAGGCTGATGAGGGAAGCTGGATATCATGTTTCAGCTG ATGAGGTTCTTCAAAAGTTTGCAAATGGTAATGGTGATTTCAGCCTAGCTCATAGCCAAGACATCAGAGGATTGCTGAGCTTGCAAGATGTGTCACACCTCAATATGGGAGAAGCTTCACTCTACAAGGCAAAGGAGTACTCAGGCAAACACCTTAGATCTACACTGAAGTACTTGGAGCCAAATCTTGCAAGACATGTAAGGCAGTCACTAGACCATCCCTATCATGTCAGCCTGATGCAGTACAAGGCCAGGCACCACCTGAGCTACCTCCAGACCTTGCCCACTAGGAACACGGCAATTGAGAAGCTGGCACTTGCAGAGTTTCAGATTAACAAGTTGCAACATCAGAAGGAACTGCAAGAGATTAAGGG ATGGTGGATGGATCTGGGATTGGCTCAAGAAATACCTGCTGCAAGGAACCAATTAGTGAAATGGTACATGTGGCCCATGACTATCCTCGAGGGTTACTCCTTCTCTAAGTATCGAATTGAGATCACAAAGATCATCTCAATGGTATACATTGTGGATGACATCTTTGATCTTGTTGCCACACAAGAGGAGCTATCCCTCTTTAAtgaggcaatcataat GTGGAATCTTGAAGCTGCTGATTCACTCCCAAGCTACATGATATCATGCTACAAGGCTCTTTACAATATAACAAATGATATCGCTGATATGTCCAAGAAAGAGCATGGACTGAACCCAATTGATCATCTCAAGAAAGCT TGGGCAACTTTGTTTAACGGATTCATGATTGAGGCAAAATGGTTGTCTGGTAATCACGCCCCTACACGGGACGACTACCTGAAAAACGGCATCATCACCTCAGGAGCACCACTTTTGTTTATGCACCTTCTCTTCATGCTAGGCCATGATTTAACGGAGGAAAACAACGACCACATGTCTCGGATTATCTCATGCCCAGCAAAAATCATGAGGCTCTGGGACGACATGGGCAGTGCAAAG GATGAAGCACAAGAAGGGCTCGATGGATCGTACAAGGAGCTCTACCTAAAAGAGAGCCCTCATAGTGACGCGGAGGGGCACATGTTAGAGATGATTGCAGATGAGTGGGAGTGTCTCAACAGGGAGTGCTTCTCCAGGACGAGGTCATCACTATCCCCTACCTTCATTCGAGCGTCACTCAATTTTGCAAGGATGGTCAGCGTCATGTATGGCTACGACCACGAGCACAGGCTCCCTGTCCTTGAGGATTACACCAGAATGCTACTCTTCTGA